The Thalassophryne amazonica chromosome 13, fThaAma1.1, whole genome shotgun sequence genome window below encodes:
- the LOC117523477 gene encoding LOW QUALITY PROTEIN: calpain-2 catalytic subunit-like (The sequence of the model RefSeq protein was modified relative to this genomic sequence to represent the inferred CDS: inserted 2 bases in 2 codons) has product MTGIVDKIKHRRDKSHGVGTNAQAIKYLNQDFEELRRDCLDRGRLFQDDCFDAVPSSLGXNELGPNSYKVRGITWKRPKELCSDPQFIVENATRTDICQGALGDCWLLAAIGSLTLSKEVLVRVVPHDQSFEDNYAGIFHFEIWQYGNWVDVVVDDRLPTRDGELLFVHSANGSEFWSTLLEKAYAKLNGSYEALSGGTTTEGFEDFTGGIAEKHKLANPHPHLFKIMKKALQRGSLLGCSIDITSSADSEAVTYQKLVKGHAYSVTGAEQVEYRGSMEQLVRIRNPWGQVEWTGAWSDDSYEWREVPDEDRQRLSNRSEDGEFWMSYSDFLRKYSRLEICNLTPDALTSDEYLKWSETEFEDTWRRGMSAGGCRNYPHSFWMNPQFVIKLEEVDDDPDDGETSXCTVIVGLMQKDQRRMRKDGQDMETIGFAIYELPEEFCGQRQVHLHKDFFLRNCSAARSETFINLREVSNRISLPPGEYLIVPSTFEPDKNGDFFMRVFAEKPADFQEINDPIECNVKEFDIDEDDVSDRFRSLFEQLAGHDVEISKFELQKILNRVLTSREDIKTEGFSLATCYNMINLLDKDGTGKLGLVEFRILWAKIEHYLDLYKERDVDQSGTMSSSEMRIAVEAAGFSLNNTLHQVVVARYSEPCLTIDFDNFVCCLIQLELLFKTFKSLDEDNSGVIELNMCQWLEASMM; this is encoded by the exons atgACTGGAATTGTAGACAAAATTAAACATAGACGAGACAAATCGCATGGAGTTGGAACAAACGCTCAGGCGATAAAATATCTCAACCAGGACTTTGAGGAGTTGAGGAGAGACTGCTTGGACAGAGGACGGCTGTTTCAGGATGACTGCTTTGACGCTGTCCCTTCATCTTTAG TTAATGAACTCGGACCAAATTCCTACAAAGTTCGAGGTATCACTTGGAAAAGGCCAAAG GAACTATGCAGCGACCCACAGTTCATTGTCGAAAATGCCACCAGGACTGATATCTGTCAAGGAGCACTTG GTGACTGCTGGCTTCTGGCAGCTATTGGTTCCTTAACCCTCAGCAAAGAGGTCTTGGTTCGGGTGGTACCCCATGATCAAAGCTTTGAGGACAACTATGCAGGCATCTTCCACTTTGAG ATCTGGCAGTACGGCAACTGGGTGGACGTGGTTGTTGATGATCGTTTGCCCACCAGAGATGGTGAACTGCTGTTTGTCCACTCAGCCAATGGCTCAGAGTTTTGGAGTACGCTGCTGGAGAAGGCCTATGCCAA GTTAAACGGAAGCTATGAGGCCCTTTCTGGAGGCACCACCACTGAGGGCTTTGAGGACTTCACTGGAGGCATTGCTGAAAAGCACAAGCTGGCGAACCCTCATCCACATCTTTTCAAAATCATGAAGAAAGCCCTGCAGAGAGGCTCTCTCCTGGGATGCTCCATTGAT ATCACCAGTTCGGCCGACTCGGAAGCTGTCACATATCAGAAGCTGGTGAAAGGCCATGCCTACTCTGTAACTGGAGCAGAGCAG gTGGAATACAGAGGAAGCATGGAGCAGTTAGTTCGGATTCGAAACCCCTGGGGTCAGGTGGAGTGGACTGGAGcctggagtgatga CTCGTACGAGTGGAGAGAAGTGCCTGATGAAGATCGGCAAAGGCTGTCCAACCGCTCTGAAGATGGAGAGTTCTG GATGTCCTATTCGGACTTTCTGCGCAAATATTCCCGCCTtgaaatctgcaacctcacccctGATGCACTCACCAGTGACGAGTACTTAAAGTGGTCAGAAACAGAGTTTGAGGACACGTGGAGAAGAGGAATGTCAGCTGGTGGCTGCAGAAACTACCCAC ATTCTTTCTGGATGAATCCTCAGTTTGTAATAAAGTTGGAGGAGGTGGATGATGATCCTGACGATGGTGAGACGA ACTGCACTGTGATTGTGGGCCTGATGCAGAAGGACCAGCGCCGTATGCGGAAAGATGGACAAGACATGGAGACGATTGGCTTTGCCATCTACGAG CTGCCTGAGGAG TTTTGTGGCCAAAGACAAGTGCACCTGCATAAAGACTTCTTCTTACGCAACTGTTCTGCAGCTCGTTCTGAGACGTTCATCAACCTGCGAGAAGTGTCCAACCGCATATCCCTTCCCCCAGGAGAATACCTCATCGTCCCTTCCACCTTTGAACCTGATAAAAACGGAGACTTTTTTATGCGAGTGTTTGCTGAGAAACCAGCTGATTTCCA agagatCAATGATCCCATAGAGTGCAATGTCAAAGAG tTTGACATCGATGAAGACGACGTGTCTGACCGATTCAGGAGCTTGTTTGAACAGCTTGCTGGACAT GATGTGGAAATTTCTAAATTTGAGCTACAAAAAATCCTCAACCGTGTGCTGACCTCAA GAGAGGACATCAAAACTGAAGGGTTTAGCTTGGCTACTTGCTACAACATGATTAACCTGCTGGAT AAAGATGGAACTGGAAAACTGGGACTTGTGGAATTTCGGATCCTATGGGCAAAGATTGAGCATTACCTG GACCTGTACAAAGAGAGAGATGTGGATCAAAGTGGCACCATGAGCTCCTCTGAGATGCGCATAGCGGTGGAGGCTGCTG GCTTCTCTCTCAACAATACACTGCATCAGGTGGTTGTGGCCCGCTACAGCGAGCCGTGCCTCACCATTGATTTTGACAACTTTGTGTGCTGCCTGATCCAATTGGAGTTGCTCTTCA AGACCTTCAAAAGTCTGGATGAGGACAACTCTGGAGTGATCGAGTTGAATATGTGTCAG TGGCTGGAAGCGTCGATGATGTAG